A DNA window from Streptomyces bacillaris contains the following coding sequences:
- a CDS encoding FAD-dependent oxidoreductase produces the protein MLRVAVVGSGPSGVYTAQALLNQSLVPEVRVHVLDRLPTPYGLVRYGVAPDHEKIKSLQNSLRAVLEDERVTFVGHVQIGGADGVPPARLAELYHAVVYCVGAAADRPLAVPGEELPGSCSATRFVSWYSAHPDSAPDDFALRARSAVVIGVGNVAVDVARILARGADELRATDVPRAALGALAGSRVREVHIVGRRGPSQARFTTKELRELGALPGARIVVDPAELARDPAYAAPDGLPLPAVVRRNLEVLRRWAVRGEPAPSGPVYGPSGAAHGPSETVYGPSGAAYDGVRRIRLRFFLRPVELLERGGRVAGVRFARTVPDGAGGVQDTGTYEDIEAQLVLRAVGYRGVELPGLPFDPVRGTVPHAAGRVLRDGVPSPGQYVAGWIKRGPTGVIGSNRSCAKETVASLIEDAPLLARRPAADDPLAVLRAWGQRPVEWDGWLSIERAEEALGRSLGRGPVKIPDWSGLLAAARGEEH, from the coding sequence GTGCTGCGAGTCGCCGTCGTCGGTTCCGGTCCCAGCGGGGTCTACACCGCCCAGGCCCTGCTGAACCAGTCGCTCGTGCCCGAGGTCCGCGTCCACGTCCTGGACCGGCTGCCCACCCCGTACGGCCTGGTGCGGTACGGGGTCGCGCCCGACCACGAGAAGATCAAATCGCTCCAGAACAGCCTGCGCGCGGTCCTGGAGGACGAGCGGGTCACCTTCGTCGGCCATGTGCAGATCGGCGGGGCGGACGGCGTCCCTCCGGCCCGGCTCGCGGAGCTGTACCACGCGGTGGTCTACTGCGTGGGGGCCGCCGCCGACCGCCCGCTCGCGGTGCCGGGCGAGGAACTGCCGGGGAGCTGCTCCGCCACCCGGTTCGTCTCCTGGTACAGCGCGCATCCGGACTCCGCCCCCGACGACTTCGCCCTGCGGGCCCGCTCGGCCGTGGTCATCGGGGTCGGCAACGTGGCGGTCGACGTGGCCCGGATCCTGGCGCGCGGTGCCGACGAGCTGCGCGCCACCGACGTCCCCCGGGCCGCGCTCGGGGCGCTCGCGGGCAGCCGGGTGCGCGAGGTGCACATCGTGGGGCGCCGCGGCCCCTCCCAGGCCCGGTTCACCACCAAGGAACTGCGGGAACTGGGCGCGCTGCCCGGCGCCCGGATCGTCGTCGACCCGGCGGAGCTGGCGCGGGACCCGGCGTACGCGGCCCCGGACGGGCTGCCGCTGCCGGCGGTGGTCCGGCGGAACCTGGAGGTGCTGCGCCGCTGGGCGGTACGGGGAGAGCCCGCGCCCTCCGGGCCGGTGTACGGGCCGTCCGGGGCGGCACACGGTCCGTCCGAAACCGTGTACGGCCCGTCCGGGGCGGCGTACGACGGCGTACGACGGATCCGGCTGCGGTTCTTCCTGCGCCCCGTCGAGCTGCTGGAGCGCGGGGGCAGGGTGGCGGGGGTGCGGTTCGCCCGTACGGTCCCCGACGGCGCCGGTGGCGTACAGGACACGGGAACGTACGAGGACATCGAGGCCCAGCTGGTGCTGCGGGCGGTCGGCTACCGGGGCGTGGAGCTGCCCGGGCTGCCCTTCGACCCGGTGCGCGGGACGGTGCCGCACGCGGCGGGGCGGGTGCTGCGGGACGGGGTGCCCTCGCCCGGGCAGTACGTCGCCGGGTGGATCAAGCGCGGACCGACCGGGGTGATCGGGTCGAACCGGTCCTGCGCCAAGGAGACCGTCGCCTCGCTGATCGAGGACGCGCCCCTGCTCGCCCGGCGGCCCGCCGCCGACGACCCGCTGGCCGTGCTGCGGGCGTGGGGGCAGCGGCCGGTGGAGTGGGACGGCTGGCTCTCGATCGAGCGGGCGGAGGAGGCCCTGGGGCGCTCGCTGGGGCGGGGGCCGGTGAAGATCCCCGACTGGTCCGGGCTGCTGGCGGCGGCCCGGGGCGAGGAGCACTGA
- a CDS encoding DUF5134 domain-containing protein codes for MHGGALAGWLMVALCAVSGAYCLLRTRTGTPQERRTARSEALMGFGMAAMALPAAVLTPPEWAWAVYGVVFGAAALRALRWARHGGHHLHHLVGSLAMVYMAVAMAPGVAGAGGHAGHGAVGDGGMGGAGGLPLLTGVLLVYYALYVLRSAGHLIPAGTAVAGFAGGSAEGIVRGGFGGGPGGVPGGPAGGGTELTAACRLTMGLAMFAMLLTL; via the coding sequence GTGCACGGAGGGGCCCTGGCCGGCTGGCTGATGGTGGCGTTGTGCGCGGTGAGCGGCGCCTACTGCCTGCTGCGCACCCGCACCGGCACCCCGCAGGAGCGCCGGACCGCGCGCAGCGAGGCGCTGATGGGGTTCGGCATGGCGGCGATGGCCCTCCCCGCAGCGGTGCTGACGCCTCCGGAGTGGGCCTGGGCGGTGTACGGGGTGGTGTTCGGCGCCGCCGCGCTGCGGGCGCTCCGGTGGGCCCGGCACGGCGGCCACCATCTGCACCACCTGGTGGGTTCGCTGGCGATGGTCTACATGGCCGTGGCGATGGCCCCGGGGGTGGCGGGCGCGGGCGGGCACGCCGGGCACGGGGCGGTTGGGGACGGCGGCATGGGAGGCGCGGGGGGCCTCCCCCTGCTGACGGGGGTGCTGCTCGTCTACTACGCGCTGTACGTGCTGCGCTCGGCCGGGCACCTCATACCGGCGGGGACAGCAGTGGCCGGCTTCGCGGGCGGGAGTGCGGAAGGGATCGTACGGGGCGGTTTCGGAGGCGGTCCGGGCGGTGTCCCGGGCGGCCCGGCGGGCGGGGGGACCGAGCTGACGGCGGCCTGCCGGCTGACGATGGGCCTCGCCATGTTCGCCATGCTTCTCACCCTGTGA
- a CDS encoding phosphatase PAP2 family protein: MYSPHITRPAPSPRPTAALAAGIAGTALFVALLALVVAQWSPLMALDRTVADGLHRHALADPGQVRVNRVLTDWFWDPWTMRALVAVAVVVLWWRGARRLALWVAAASLLGSLLQQGVKAAVDRDRPRWPEPVDTAHFAAFPSGHAMTAVVSCGLLLWLLRLYGAGPALWAGSVGVAAVSVAGVAVTRLYLGVHWLTDVVGGVLLGVAVVAFAVAGYAWSVSRREAEPVTRGA, from the coding sequence ATGTACTCCCCCCACATCACCCGGCCCGCCCCCTCCCCCCGCCCCACGGCCGCGCTGGCCGCCGGGATCGCGGGCACGGCCCTGTTCGTGGCGCTGCTCGCCCTGGTGGTGGCGCAGTGGTCCCCGCTGATGGCCCTGGACCGTACGGTCGCCGACGGCCTGCACCGGCACGCGCTGGCCGACCCCGGACAGGTCCGGGTCAACCGGGTGCTGACGGACTGGTTCTGGGACCCCTGGACGATGCGGGCGCTGGTCGCGGTGGCCGTGGTGGTCCTGTGGTGGCGCGGTGCCCGGCGGCTCGCCCTGTGGGTGGCGGCGGCCAGTCTGCTCGGCTCGCTCCTCCAGCAGGGGGTGAAGGCGGCCGTCGACCGTGACCGCCCGCGCTGGCCGGAGCCGGTGGACACGGCCCACTTCGCGGCCTTCCCCTCCGGGCACGCCATGACGGCCGTGGTGAGCTGCGGACTGCTCCTGTGGCTGCTGCGGCTGTACGGGGCCGGTCCGGCGCTGTGGGCCGGTTCGGTGGGGGTGGCGGCGGTCTCGGTGGCCGGGGTGGCGGTGACCCGGCTGTATCTGGGGGTGCACTGGCTGACCGATGTGGTGGGCGGGGTGCTGCTGGGCGTCGCGGTGGTGGCGTTCGCCGTCGCCGGGTACGCGTGGAGCGTGAGCCGACGGGAGGCAGAGCCCGTAACCCGTGGAGCGTGA
- a CDS encoding DUF6421 family protein, whose protein sequence is MTEILVHDATEGAIAAAPRVVEHPAWPALRDAVEELRPWQSKDGSIDFDAEGAPSPADVERVLERVIGAVEELSPLLPHDAAYHRALVTDLRRWAADGFRVPDFLDSLLAFQPARNRVDGLQHLVVFPMYTQNGNPDRNFEAVVLKMVWPEWLADLEATRYDNPLFCGITFEDFTAGYDTNSAVLFPETIAVREAPERFSWGGIFCDREAARFRRVTEASVELLGLELPEDIREMVGDQKRCEQAFVLWDMVHDRTHSHGDLPFDPFMIKQRQPFWMYGLEELRCDLTAFKEAVKLEAEGNSHGRDVQYAVLFDRMFRFPVTGDRVRNYDGLGGQLLFAYLHKHDVVRWTDNTLKIDWERAPQVTNQLCAEIEKLYRDGIDRPKLVHWFAAYDLVSTYLAPHPGSTWAKGPDALDLTQPPRKLVDDVLPDEFPLSMFYEALAKKLKHVIASAKGITAASAEKAAA, encoded by the coding sequence ATGACGGAAATTCTTGTGCACGATGCCACCGAAGGCGCGATAGCTGCTGCCCCGCGGGTGGTCGAGCACCCGGCGTGGCCCGCGCTCAGGGATGCCGTCGAGGAGCTTCGCCCGTGGCAGTCCAAGGACGGCTCCATCGACTTCGATGCCGAGGGCGCCCCGTCCCCGGCCGATGTCGAGCGCGTCCTGGAGCGCGTGATCGGCGCGGTGGAGGAGCTCTCCCCGCTGCTGCCGCACGACGCCGCCTACCACCGTGCGCTCGTCACCGACCTGCGCCGCTGGGCCGCCGACGGCTTCCGCGTACCGGACTTCCTGGACTCGCTGCTCGCCTTCCAGCCCGCGCGGAACCGGGTCGACGGCCTCCAGCACCTGGTCGTCTTCCCCATGTACACGCAGAACGGCAACCCGGACCGCAACTTCGAAGCCGTCGTGCTGAAGATGGTCTGGCCCGAGTGGCTCGCCGACCTCGAGGCCACCCGCTACGACAACCCCCTCTTCTGCGGGATCACCTTCGAGGACTTCACCGCCGGTTACGACACCAACTCCGCGGTCCTCTTCCCCGAGACCATCGCCGTGCGCGAGGCCCCCGAGCGCTTCAGCTGGGGCGGCATCTTCTGCGACCGCGAGGCCGCCCGCTTCCGCCGTGTCACCGAGGCCTCCGTCGAGCTGCTCGGCCTGGAGCTGCCCGAGGACATCCGCGAGATGGTCGGCGACCAGAAGCGGTGCGAGCAGGCGTTCGTCCTGTGGGACATGGTCCACGACCGCACCCACAGCCACGGTGACCTGCCGTTCGACCCGTTCATGATCAAGCAGCGCCAGCCGTTCTGGATGTACGGCCTGGAGGAGCTGCGCTGCGACCTCACCGCCTTCAAGGAGGCCGTGAAGCTGGAGGCCGAGGGCAACAGCCACGGCCGCGATGTCCAGTACGCCGTCCTCTTCGACCGGATGTTCCGCTTCCCGGTCACCGGCGACCGCGTCCGCAACTACGACGGCCTCGGCGGCCAGCTCCTCTTCGCCTACCTGCACAAGCACGATGTCGTCCGCTGGACCGACAACACCCTGAAGATCGACTGGGAGCGTGCCCCGCAGGTCACCAACCAGCTCTGCGCCGAGATCGAGAAGCTCTACCGCGACGGCATCGACCGCCCCAAGCTGGTCCACTGGTTCGCCGCCTACGACCTGGTCTCCACCTACCTCGCCCCGCACCCCGGATCCACCTGGGCCAAGGGTCCCGACGCCCTCGACCTCACTCAGCCCCCTCGCAAGCTCGTCGACGACGTGCTTCCGGACGAGTTTCCCCTGAGCATGTTCTATGAGGCGCTCGCCAAGAAGCTGAAGCACGTGATTGCCTCCGCCAAGGGAATTACCGCCGCGAGCGCCGAGAAGGCAGCCGCGTGA
- a CDS encoding glycerophosphodiester phosphodiesterase — MGVEPENTLRSFVRAEEAGMDVIELDLHLSKDGALAVMHDADVDRTTDGTGPIAGKTLAELRALDAGQGERVPVFEEVLDAVKSPLQAEIKDVAAARALADVLLARDLVERVEVSSFHDEAVVEIARLVPGVRTVLVASHWSGDIVERAKAAGAQSLALNIRRLTLEVVELAHAERVKVIGWVVNTQDHLRLARALELDGVTTDFPEIRRTGRFTA, encoded by the coding sequence ATGGGCGTCGAGCCCGAGAACACCCTGCGCTCCTTCGTCCGCGCGGAAGAGGCGGGGATGGACGTCATCGAGCTGGATCTCCACCTGAGCAAGGACGGCGCGCTCGCCGTGATGCACGACGCGGACGTGGACCGGACGACCGACGGCACCGGGCCCATCGCGGGCAAGACCCTGGCGGAGCTGCGGGCGCTCGACGCCGGGCAGGGCGAGCGGGTCCCGGTCTTCGAGGAGGTCCTGGACGCGGTGAAATCCCCGCTCCAGGCCGAGATCAAGGACGTGGCGGCGGCCCGCGCGCTGGCGGACGTGCTTCTCGCCCGCGACCTGGTCGAGCGGGTTGAGGTCTCCTCGTTCCACGACGAGGCCGTCGTGGAGATCGCCCGGCTGGTGCCGGGGGTACGGACGGTCCTCGTCGCCAGCCACTGGAGCGGGGACATCGTGGAGCGGGCGAAGGCGGCGGGCGCCCAGAGCCTGGCACTGAACATCCGCCGGCTGACCCTGGAGGTGGTGGAGCTGGCGCACGCGGAGCGGGTCAAGGTGATCGGCTGGGTGGTGAACACCCAGGACCACCTGCGCCTCGCCCGGGCCCTGGAGCTGGACGGCGTCACCACGGACTTCCCCGAGATCCGCCGCACGGGCCGCTTCACGGCCTGA
- a CDS encoding GNAT family N-acetyltransferase gives MNPLLRTDRLLLTPYAPTDEEEFVALFQDVRVSRWMGDGPSTEAEDRALFGRIFTRVYAENRFEVWAVRADGELVGHAEIKPTEASGGHEIIYALAPSAWGRGLGTELALALVWHGFTTLGLAEVHATVAAENAASLAVLGRIGFEHVRDIQEDDGSTTRLLTCSRADAPAERSVQAQAQLR, from the coding sequence GTGAACCCTTTGCTGCGCACCGATCGCCTCCTGCTCACCCCGTACGCGCCCACCGACGAGGAGGAGTTCGTCGCCCTCTTCCAGGACGTCCGGGTCTCCCGGTGGATGGGCGACGGGCCGTCCACGGAGGCGGAGGACCGGGCGCTCTTCGGCCGGATCTTCACCAGGGTCTACGCCGAGAACCGCTTCGAGGTCTGGGCGGTCAGGGCCGACGGCGAACTCGTGGGGCACGCCGAGATCAAGCCGACCGAGGCGTCCGGCGGCCACGAGATCATCTACGCACTGGCCCCCTCGGCCTGGGGCCGTGGCCTCGGTACGGAGCTGGCGCTCGCCCTCGTCTGGCACGGGTTCACCACCCTCGGGCTGGCGGAGGTGCACGCGACCGTGGCCGCCGAGAACGCCGCCTCGCTGGCGGTGCTGGGCCGGATCGGGTTCGAGCACGTCCGGGACATCCAGGAGGACGACGGCAGCACGACACGGCTGCTGACGTGCTCCCGGGCGGACGCACCCGCCGAACGCTCGGTGCAGGCGCAGGCGCAGCTCCGGTAG
- a CDS encoding cupin domain-containing protein — MVTFEGLPGAVAVSHLTVYDWPAADGLRGGTPHLHLTCSEGYVVIGGTGSVQTLTTTGFRQTPLAPGTLVWFTPGTIHRLVNDGGLRIVVLMQNSGLPEAGDAVLTLPPDLLTDPETYGAAAALPPDGTEAEREQAARARRDLAVAGFLALREAAEAGDPEPLAAFHRAAAALVRPRTEEWRTRWEQGAAQAAAATADQLDALGRGEGDHLAGARVHERRPVVRGRFGMCGRLDVYQV, encoded by the coding sequence GTGGTGACCTTCGAAGGACTGCCCGGCGCCGTCGCCGTCTCGCACCTGACCGTCTATGACTGGCCCGCCGCCGACGGCCTGCGCGGCGGCACCCCGCATCTGCACCTCACCTGCTCCGAGGGGTACGTCGTCATCGGCGGCACCGGCTCGGTGCAGACCCTCACCACCACCGGCTTCCGGCAGACGCCCCTGGCGCCCGGGACCCTCGTCTGGTTCACCCCGGGCACGATCCACCGGCTGGTCAACGACGGCGGGCTCCGCATCGTCGTGCTCATGCAGAACAGCGGGCTGCCCGAGGCCGGGGACGCCGTCCTCACCCTGCCGCCCGACCTCCTCACGGACCCGGAGACCTACGGCGCGGCCGCCGCCCTGCCCCCGGACGGCACGGAAGCGGAACGGGAGCAGGCGGCCCGGGCCCGGCGGGACCTCGCCGTGGCGGGGTTCCTCGCCCTGCGGGAGGCTGCGGAGGCGGGCGATCCGGAGCCCCTCGCCGCGTTCCACCGGGCCGCCGCCGCCCTCGTCCGCCCCCGCACCGAGGAGTGGCGCACCCGCTGGGAGCAGGGCGCCGCCCAGGCCGCCGCCGCGACCGCCGACCAGCTCGACGCGCTGGGGCGCGGCGAGGGGGACCACCTGGCCGGGGCCCGGGTGCACGAGCGACGGCCGGTGGTACGGGGACGGTTCGGGATGTGCGGCCGGCTGGACGTCTACCAGGTCTGA
- a CDS encoding M56 family metallopeptidase — protein sequence MLVSLALLLLGALTALVTPRLMARARWPEREPVVALWVWQCVVAGVLVSFALSMVFSAAAAWQAVRGHVFAPAPHAVVEAYALAAYGPWSAVIAVLLALGGLWSGAMLLREIRRARRRRKQRRAELLVRAPLMPGEEPGADRLVVLEGARPDAWWLPGAAPQLVITTAALGRLKGRQLDAVLAHEQGHAQARHDWLLHCSSALANGFPQIPVFAAFRDEMHRLVELAADDVASRRFGRLTTALALVGLNEDRGVFGPCPTPDAQVPLRVNRLLAPVDRLTAGRRLRLTAAAALVPVIPVVVAFVPGLRALG from the coding sequence ATGCTGGTCTCCCTCGCGCTGCTGCTGCTCGGTGCACTGACCGCTCTGGTGACCCCGCGCCTGATGGCCCGGGCCCGGTGGCCGGAGCGGGAACCGGTGGTGGCGCTGTGGGTATGGCAGTGCGTGGTGGCCGGGGTGCTCGTCTCGTTCGCGCTCTCCATGGTCTTCAGCGCGGCCGCCGCCTGGCAGGCGGTGCGCGGCCATGTCTTCGCCCCCGCCCCGCACGCGGTGGTCGAGGCGTACGCCCTGGCCGCGTACGGGCCCTGGTCGGCGGTGATCGCGGTGCTGCTGGCGTTGGGCGGCCTGTGGAGCGGCGCGATGCTCCTGCGCGAGATCCGGCGCGCGCGGCGGCGGCGCAAGCAGCGCCGGGCGGAACTGCTGGTCCGCGCCCCGCTGATGCCGGGCGAGGAGCCCGGTGCCGACCGTCTCGTGGTGCTGGAGGGCGCGCGCCCGGACGCCTGGTGGCTGCCCGGCGCGGCGCCCCAACTGGTCATCACCACGGCGGCGCTCGGTCGGCTGAAGGGCCGTCAGCTCGATGCCGTGCTCGCCCATGAGCAGGGCCATGCGCAGGCCCGCCACGACTGGCTGCTGCACTGCTCTTCGGCGCTGGCCAACGGTTTCCCGCAGATCCCGGTGTTCGCCGCGTTCCGCGACGAGATGCACCGGCTGGTGGAGCTGGCCGCCGACGACGTGGCCTCGCGCCGCTTCGGCCGGCTCACGACCGCGCTCGCCCTGGTCGGGCTCAACGAGGACCGCGGGGTCTTCGGGCCTTGCCCCACCCCGGACGCCCAAGTGCCGCTGCGGGTCAACCGGTTGCTGGCCCCGGTCGACCGGCTGACGGCGGGGCGGCGGCTGCGGCTGACGGCGGCGGCCGCGCTGGTTCCGGTCATCCCGGTCGTGGTGGCCTTCGTCCCGGGGCTCCGCGCGCTGGGCTGA
- a CDS encoding DUF305 domain-containing protein, translated as MAQEVAVLIHRPSARLRTTALAAAVVAAVLTLGGCDDGGDATKPAAGKDTGPGVVAPGRPGEPARTLTAEEAAKEASRDTANSADFRYAQMMIEHHAQALVMTELVPERASSTSVKNLAERISAGQKPEIGAMEGWLKRNGAEDREQPEHHDHGGMPGMATEEQLKELRAARGKTFDRLFLELMITHHQGAITMATEALSEGNDVFVEEMASDVVASQTVEINRMRALMT; from the coding sequence GTGGCACAGGAGGTCGCCGTGTTGATCCACCGCCCGTCCGCCCGGCTGCGCACAACCGCCCTCGCGGCGGCGGTCGTTGCCGCCGTCCTCACCCTGGGCGGCTGCGACGACGGCGGCGACGCCACGAAACCGGCCGCGGGCAAGGACACAGGTCCGGGGGTGGTGGCCCCCGGCAGACCGGGCGAGCCGGCCAGGACGCTCACCGCCGAGGAGGCGGCGAAGGAGGCGAGCAGGGACACCGCGAACTCCGCCGACTTCCGTTACGCGCAGATGATGATCGAGCACCACGCCCAGGCCCTCGTGATGACCGAACTCGTCCCGGAACGGGCCTCGTCCACCTCCGTGAAGAACCTCGCCGAGCGCATATCCGCAGGCCAGAAACCGGAGATCGGCGCGATGGAAGGCTGGCTGAAAAGGAACGGCGCCGAGGACCGTGAACAGCCGGAGCACCATGACCACGGCGGAATGCCCGGTATGGCGACCGAGGAGCAGCTGAAGGAGTTGCGCGCGGCGCGGGGCAAGACCTTCGACCGGCTCTTCCTGGAGCTGATGATCACCCACCACCAGGGGGCGATCACCATGGCCACGGAGGCGCTCTCCGAGGGGAACGACGTGTTCGTCGAGGAGATGGCGAGCGATGTCGTCGCCTCGCAGACCGTGGAGATCAACCGGATGCGTGCGCTGATGACGTGA
- a CDS encoding LVIVD repeat-containing protein, which translates to MISLHTTRVRRRRLGVAAAAAGLFAALLTAAPAAATPDPGDVPLERGSVTTSQQAEARAAIRGGDIPGVDEIVHSSNIKHLTNVPKGALKGTNTDLAFQGKYAYVGNYDGFVVYDISNPKKPKTVSEVLCPGSQNDISVSGNLLFLSTDSSRSDDSCSSTTQPATEKSSWEGMKIFDISNKRHPRYIAAVETACGSHTHTLVPDKTKKNIYIYVSSYGPNEAFPDCRPPHDGISIIKVPLKAPQKARLVDFSVLFPDGGNPGAPENPGVTKTSGCHDITVLPSQDLAAGACMGDGILFSIKNPERPKIIDRVQDNVNFAFWHSATFNQGAKKVVFTDELGGGGAATCNEEIGPKRGANGIYDIVGKGDHRKLVFRSYFKIDRHQADVEVCVAHNGSIIPVKGRDIMVQAWYQGGISVWDFTNSSKPREIAFFERGPVTLSQVTTAGPWSTYYYNGHIYSSDIAKGFDVLKLTDKRTDPAERVKLDELNVQTQPDYFAR; encoded by the coding sequence GTGATCTCGTTGCACACCACCCGCGTGCGGCGCAGACGTCTGGGCGTGGCGGCAGCCGCGGCCGGGCTCTTCGCCGCGCTGCTGACGGCCGCCCCCGCAGCGGCGACACCCGACCCGGGCGACGTCCCGCTCGAACGCGGCTCCGTGACGACCAGTCAGCAGGCCGAGGCCCGCGCCGCCATCCGCGGCGGCGACATACCGGGCGTGGACGAGATCGTCCACAGCTCCAACATCAAGCACCTGACGAACGTCCCGAAGGGCGCCCTGAAGGGCACCAACACGGACCTCGCGTTCCAGGGGAAGTACGCCTACGTCGGCAACTACGACGGCTTCGTCGTCTACGACATCAGCAACCCGAAGAAGCCGAAGACCGTCTCCGAGGTGCTCTGCCCCGGCTCGCAGAACGACATCTCGGTCTCCGGGAACCTGCTGTTCCTCTCCACCGACTCCTCGCGCAGCGACGACTCCTGCTCCAGCACCACCCAGCCCGCCACGGAGAAGTCCTCCTGGGAGGGCATGAAGATCTTCGACATCAGCAACAAGCGCCACCCCCGGTACATCGCGGCCGTCGAGACCGCCTGCGGCTCGCACACGCACACCCTCGTACCGGACAAAACGAAGAAGAACATCTACATCTACGTCTCCTCCTACGGCCCCAACGAGGCGTTCCCCGACTGCCGGCCGCCGCATGACGGCATCTCCATCATCAAGGTGCCGCTCAAGGCGCCGCAGAAGGCCCGTCTCGTGGACTTCTCGGTCCTCTTCCCGGACGGCGGCAACCCGGGAGCGCCGGAGAACCCGGGCGTCACCAAGACGTCGGGCTGCCACGACATCACGGTCCTGCCCTCCCAGGACCTCGCGGCCGGTGCCTGCATGGGTGACGGCATCCTGTTCTCCATCAAGAACCCGGAGCGCCCGAAGATCATCGACCGGGTCCAGGACAACGTGAACTTCGCGTTCTGGCACTCGGCCACCTTCAACCAGGGTGCGAAGAAGGTTGTCTTCACCGACGAGCTCGGCGGCGGCGGCGCGGCCACCTGCAACGAGGAGATCGGGCCCAAGCGGGGTGCCAACGGCATCTACGACATCGTGGGCAAGGGCGACCACCGCAAGCTGGTCTTCCGCAGCTACTTCAAGATCGACCGCCACCAGGCCGACGTCGAGGTCTGCGTCGCCCACAACGGCTCGATCATCCCGGTGAAGGGCCGCGACATCATGGTCCAGGCCTGGTACCAGGGTGGTATCTCCGTCTGGGACTTCACCAACTCCTCCAAGCCGAGGGAGATCGCCTTCTTCGAGCGCGGCCCGGTCACGCTGAGCCAGGTCACCACGGCCGGCCCCTGGTCGACGTACTACTACAACGGCCACATCTACTCCAGCGACATCGCCAAGGGCTTCGACGTACTGAAGCTGACGGACAAGCGCACCGACCCGGCCGAACGGGTCAAGCTGGACGAGCTGAACGTGCAGACGCAGCCGGACTACTTCGCCCGCTGA
- a CDS encoding class I SAM-dependent methyltransferase — translation MFTKQGPTLRELAVQALSSTERGYDLLAPKFDHTPYRTPDRVLDSVTRALEPLGPFGTGLDVCCGTGAGVGVLRQVCRERVVGVDFSAGMLAEARAALPPGEGGPAVDWVRADALALPFAPGFDLALSIGAFGHFLPADRFGLFAEVYGSLRPGGRFVFPIGAPPAVGSRAYWSLLGFDAAMRVRNAVWRPKFIMYYRTFRLSDVLDDLTDAGFTVELRALTDLGQRPDGSPRARLVVAARE, via the coding sequence ATGTTCACCAAACAGGGCCCCACCCTCCGCGAACTGGCCGTCCAGGCGCTCTCGTCGACGGAGCGCGGCTACGACCTCCTCGCCCCCAAGTTCGACCACACGCCCTACCGGACCCCGGACCGCGTACTCGACAGCGTCACCCGCGCGTTGGAGCCGCTGGGCCCCTTCGGCACCGGCCTCGACGTCTGCTGCGGGACCGGCGCGGGCGTGGGCGTGCTGCGGCAGGTGTGCCGGGAGCGGGTGGTCGGGGTCGACTTCAGCGCGGGCATGCTGGCCGAGGCCCGTGCGGCGCTGCCGCCGGGGGAGGGCGGACCGGCGGTCGACTGGGTACGGGCCGATGCCCTGGCCCTCCCGTTCGCCCCGGGCTTCGATCTCGCCCTGAGCATCGGCGCGTTCGGCCACTTCCTGCCCGCGGACCGCTTCGGGCTCTTCGCGGAGGTGTACGGGTCGCTCCGGCCGGGCGGCCGGTTCGTCTTCCCGATCGGGGCCCCGCCCGCCGTGGGGTCGCGCGCCTACTGGTCGCTCCTCGGCTTCGACGCGGCGATGCGGGTGCGCAACGCCGTGTGGCGCCCGAAGTTCATCATGTACTACCGCACGTTCCGGCTCTCCGATGTGCTCGACGACCTCACCGACGCCGGCTTCACCGTGGAGTTGAGGGCCCTGACCGATCTGGGGCAGCGCCCCGACGGCTCCCCGCGCGCCCGCCTCGTGGTGGCGGCCCGCGAGTGA
- a CDS encoding GNAT family N-acetyltransferase: MDTATPPGSARLTFRDATDADAPALVALIESAYRGDSSRTGWTTEADLLEGQRTDEEGVRAVINAPASRLLAVERDGELIACCQLEHRGDAAYFGMFAVRPGAQGGGLGKVIIAEAERTARESWGVREMHMTVISVREELIAWYERRGYRRTGQLTPFPYGDERFGIPQRDDLAFELLVKNIEAL; the protein is encoded by the coding sequence ATGGACACCGCCACGCCCCCCGGCTCGGCCCGCCTGACCTTCCGCGACGCGACCGACGCGGACGCCCCGGCGCTGGTGGCGCTCATCGAGTCCGCCTACCGGGGCGACTCCAGCCGCACCGGCTGGACCACGGAGGCCGACCTCCTGGAGGGGCAGCGGACCGACGAGGAGGGTGTGCGCGCGGTGATCAACGCTCCCGCGAGCAGGCTGCTGGCGGTCGAGCGCGACGGCGAACTGATCGCCTGCTGCCAGCTGGAGCACCGTGGCGACGCGGCGTACTTCGGGATGTTCGCGGTCCGCCCCGGCGCCCAGGGCGGCGGCCTCGGCAAGGTGATCATCGCGGAGGCGGAGCGCACGGCCCGGGAGAGCTGGGGCGTGCGCGAGATGCACATGACGGTGATCTCGGTGCGCGAGGAGCTGATCGCCTGGTACGAGCGGCGCGGCTACCGGCGTACGGGGCAGCTCACGCCGTTCCCGTACGGCGACGAGCGCTTCGGCATCCCGCAGCGGGACGACCTGGCCTTCGAACTCCTGGTCAAGAACATCGAAGCCCTCTAG